The following coding sequences are from one Phycisphaerales bacterium AB-hyl4 window:
- a CDS encoding peptide transporter, which yields MSKQAKPKRVDRELEEFRSLMTPPSKFEDGFTWAAFFGAIFVALLMVPGAIYMTLIAGVGTVSTAAQWVTVILFIEVARRANKSLRKAEIFTLFYLSGGVMAAASAVQGGFHGGMHAIWSQFYVQSSAAAAAGITEHIPDWVAPSDPEVLDQRNMLMWEWLPALGLVSFTMLIGRIDNMVLGYGLFRLTSDLEKLPFPMAPVQAQGIMALSEEQEEESRSVQLDDTEHTDEDEAAGEAGGDAAGRWRWRVFSIGAVIGLAFGLVYLGLPTVTGALLGEPITIIPIPFIDYTADTANLLPAVAVALAIDLGQVIMGMVLPFWAMVGSFVGLLVTFVLNPVLYAGTAHWLPDWIPVLGTYDGGTLTQWSPGDNMQETFYKNNIDFYFSFSIGIGMAIAVAGIWSVAWSLARIRKERQLGGTDMESELYAVPEGRGDIRTWFIFLTYFIVTAMYIGVSMWLLWITDEHGQGWHWGVFAVMVFYSMIYTPLISYVTTRLEGIAGEVINIPFVREASFILSGYHGVAVWFLPVPQHNYSTMAVFYRSCELTGTKFWSIWKSEILLTPIVLIGSLAFAHFIWRMGPIPGPTYLYAQEWWEVTAAQQSIVFSSTLGGFTEFEQAFNTSYILWGLVIGGATFAAFNWIGAPVFLVYGIVRGLGQTLPFAVIPQFIGALIGRYYFQKKLGLMWRQYIPVVAAGFSCGMGLVATLGIGFTFLAKSVFELPY from the coding sequence ATGAGCAAGCAGGCCAAGCCGAAACGAGTAGACCGCGAGCTGGAAGAGTTTCGCTCGCTGATGACGCCGCCCTCGAAGTTCGAGGACGGGTTTACATGGGCGGCGTTCTTCGGCGCGATCTTCGTCGCGCTGCTGATGGTGCCCGGCGCGATCTACATGACGCTGATCGCCGGCGTGGGTACGGTGAGCACCGCTGCGCAGTGGGTGACGGTCATCCTCTTCATCGAGGTGGCCCGGCGCGCCAACAAGTCGCTGCGCAAGGCCGAGATTTTCACGCTCTTCTATCTGTCCGGCGGGGTGATGGCTGCCGCGTCGGCCGTGCAGGGCGGGTTCCACGGCGGCATGCACGCCATCTGGTCGCAGTTCTACGTGCAGTCCAGCGCCGCAGCGGCAGCGGGCATCACCGAGCATATTCCCGACTGGGTCGCGCCCAGCGACCCGGAGGTGCTCGATCAGCGGAACATGCTGATGTGGGAATGGTTGCCCGCGCTCGGGCTGGTCTCGTTCACCATGCTCATCGGCCGAATCGACAACATGGTGCTCGGCTACGGGCTGTTTCGCCTGACAAGCGACCTGGAAAAATTGCCCTTCCCCATGGCGCCGGTGCAGGCGCAGGGGATCATGGCCCTTTCCGAAGAGCAGGAGGAAGAGTCGCGTTCCGTGCAGCTTGACGACACGGAGCATACCGACGAAGACGAAGCCGCAGGCGAGGCCGGCGGCGACGCTGCGGGCAGGTGGCGATGGCGCGTCTTTTCCATCGGGGCGGTTATTGGCCTGGCGTTCGGCCTGGTCTACCTGGGCCTGCCGACCGTCACCGGCGCGCTGCTCGGCGAGCCAATCACCATCATCCCCATCCCGTTCATCGACTACACCGCCGACACCGCCAACCTCCTGCCTGCCGTCGCGGTCGCGCTGGCAATCGACCTTGGACAGGTCATCATGGGCATGGTGCTGCCGTTCTGGGCGATGGTTGGCAGCTTCGTCGGCCTGCTGGTGACGTTCGTGCTCAACCCCGTTCTCTACGCGGGCACTGCGCACTGGCTGCCCGACTGGATTCCCGTGCTGGGCACGTACGACGGCGGCACGCTCACGCAGTGGAGCCCCGGCGACAACATGCAGGAGACGTTCTACAAGAACAACATCGACTTCTACTTCAGCTTCTCGATCGGCATTGGCATGGCGATCGCGGTTGCGGGCATCTGGTCGGTGGCATGGAGTCTGGCACGCATCCGCAAGGAACGGCAGCTTGGCGGCACGGACATGGAAAGCGAACTCTACGCCGTGCCCGAAGGCCGAGGCGATATCCGCACATGGTTCATCTTCCTGACCTACTTCATCGTTACCGCTATGTACATCGGCGTGTCGATGTGGCTGCTGTGGATCACTGATGAGCATGGGCAGGGGTGGCATTGGGGCGTGTTCGCCGTCATGGTTTTCTACTCCATGATTTACACCCCGTTGATCAGTTACGTCACCACACGACTTGAAGGTATCGCCGGCGAGGTGATCAACATCCCCTTCGTTCGCGAGGCGAGTTTCATCCTCTCCGGCTATCACGGCGTGGCGGTCTGGTTCCTCCCCGTGCCGCAGCACAACTACAGCACGATGGCGGTGTTCTACCGCTCATGCGAACTGACGGGCACGAAATTCTGGTCGATCTGGAAGAGCGAAATTCTCCTGACGCCTATCGTGCTCATCGGCTCGCTGGCGTTCGCGCACTTCATCTGGCGGATGGGGCCGATCCCCGGCCCGACGTATCTCTACGCTCAGGAATGGTGGGAAGTGACCGCTGCTCAGCAATCGATCGTCTTCAGCTCCACGCTCGGCGGGTTTACCGAATTCGAGCAGGCGTTCAACACGTCGTACATCCTCTGGGGCTTGGTGATTGGCGGGGCGACGTTCGCCGCGTTTAACTGGATCGGCGCGCCAGTGTTCCTGGTCTACGGCATTGTCCGCGGCCTCGGGCAGACCCTGCCGTTCGCGGTCATCCCCCAGTTCATTGGGGCACTCATCGGCCGATACTACTTCCAGAAAAAGCTCGGGCTGATGTGGCGACAGTACATCCCCGTTGTCGCGGCCGGCTTTTCGTGTGGCATGGGCCTTGTCGCGACGCTGGGCATCGGCTTTACGTTCCTCGCCAAGAGTGTGTTTGAGCTGCCTTATTAA
- a CDS encoding ABC transporter ATP-binding protein — MTQLDTSNLNTINRGDRLITVNGVSKIYNLKKQKVYALNNVSLEIFRSEYLSIMGPSGSGKSTLFNIVGALDRPSEGNVAIGPLDLTKLSSRQLAFVRCTYIGYIFQAYNLIPSLTALRNVALPRIFTGEPPKQAEEAAAKRLEQVGLAHRLDHRPDELSGGQQQRVAIARALVNDPTIILADEPTANLDLNTGGEIITILKDLSSKEGVTIITATHDHKMLANSDRVLWIKDGQVDKIQTADELEIEEGDISVGGESME, encoded by the coding sequence ATGACCCAACTCGACACCAGCAACCTCAACACCATCAACCGCGGCGATCGGCTGATTACCGTCAACGGCGTGTCGAAGATCTACAACCTCAAGAAGCAGAAGGTCTACGCGCTGAACAACGTCAGCCTCGAGATCTTCCGCTCGGAGTACCTCTCGATCATGGGGCCGTCGGGATCTGGCAAGTCGACACTGTTCAACATCGTCGGCGCACTGGACCGGCCGAGCGAAGGCAACGTGGCCATCGGCCCGCTGGACCTGACGAAGCTTTCATCTCGCCAACTCGCGTTCGTCCGTTGCACGTACATCGGCTATATCTTCCAGGCTTACAATCTCATCCCCTCGCTGACCGCGCTGCGGAACGTCGCGCTGCCGCGCATTTTCACCGGCGAGCCGCCGAAGCAGGCGGAGGAGGCGGCCGCGAAACGTCTGGAACAGGTGGGCCTGGCTCACCGCCTCGACCATCGGCCTGACGAATTGTCCGGTGGCCAACAGCAGCGTGTTGCTATCGCCCGCGCGCTGGTCAACGATCCAACCATCATCCTGGCGGACGAACCGACCGCCAACCTCGACCTGAACACCGGCGGGGAGATCATCACCATCCTCAAGGATCTTTCCTCCAAGGAAGGCGTGACGATCATCACCGCAACGCACGACCACAAGATGCTCGCCAACTCCGATCGCGTGCTCTGGATCAAGGACGGTCAGGTTGACAAGATTCAGACGGCCGACGAACTGGAGATCGAAGAAGGCGACATCTCCGTCGGCGGCGAGTCGATGGAGTAA
- a CDS encoding sigma-54-dependent transcriptional regulator, with protein MADQNQDNITAQVLVVDDEPDHAEVMAEALRRMGHVCTLVHDLDAAKDELTHGQFDLVVTDLVMDTERDGMEVLATARQHQPNAETVLVTAHGDVPTAKAAIKGGAYDFIEKPLDLDVFRTLCTHAIQAVGLRGENTQLRERLDEQYGFEGIIGNSQPMRQLITRMKQVAPSPIPVLITGESGTGKELVAQAIHNNSKRAKKQFVPLNCAGLSESILEDELFGHVRGAFTGAERDREGRFEYAHGGTLFLDEVGDMPLTMQAKLLRVLESGEVVRLGANATRHVDVRLISATNHDLKALVKEGKFREDLYFRIAGAELKLPPLRERRDDIPMLVRHYVLKFSKEMDREPAGPPEVAEDVMMTLMQAPWPGNVRQLMNAVQNMLVIAEGDRIEPRHLPPDLRGSESPQVAGLLPDPSTMNLEQIEKRAIRNALRINHGNREAAAKMLGIGERTLYRKLKEYGLK; from the coding sequence ATGGCTGACCAAAATCAGGACAACATCACTGCGCAGGTGCTCGTCGTCGACGACGAGCCCGATCATGCCGAGGTCATGGCCGAGGCTTTGCGACGCATGGGACACGTCTGCACGCTGGTGCACGACCTCGACGCCGCGAAGGATGAGCTGACGCATGGCCAGTTCGATTTGGTCGTCACCGACCTGGTCATGGACACCGAACGCGACGGCATGGAAGTGCTCGCCACCGCGCGTCAGCACCAACCCAATGCCGAGACCGTGCTCGTCACCGCCCACGGCGACGTGCCCACCGCCAAGGCGGCCATCAAGGGCGGTGCCTACGACTTCATTGAAAAGCCGCTCGACCTCGACGTGTTCCGCACGTTGTGCACCCACGCGATCCAGGCAGTCGGGCTGCGCGGTGAAAACACACAACTGCGCGAACGCCTCGACGAGCAATATGGCTTTGAAGGCATCATCGGCAACAGCCAACCGATGCGCCAGCTCATCACGCGCATGAAGCAGGTCGCGCCAAGCCCCATCCCCGTGCTCATCACCGGCGAGTCGGGCACGGGCAAGGAACTGGTCGCCCAGGCGATCCACAACAACTCCAAGCGCGCCAAGAAACAGTTCGTCCCGCTGAACTGTGCTGGCTTGAGTGAGTCAATCCTCGAAGACGAACTGTTCGGCCACGTGCGCGGTGCGTTCACCGGCGCGGAGCGAGATCGCGAAGGTCGATTCGAATACGCCCACGGCGGCACGCTTTTCCTCGATGAAGTCGGCGACATGCCGCTGACCATGCAGGCGAAGCTGCTGCGCGTGCTGGAAAGTGGCGAGGTCGTTCGCCTGGGCGCCAATGCGACGCGACACGTGGACGTGCGTCTGATCTCCGCGACGAACCACGACCTCAAAGCGTTGGTGAAGGAAGGCAAGTTTCGCGAGGACCTTTATTTTCGCATTGCCGGGGCGGAGTTGAAGCTGCCGCCGCTGCGCGAACGTCGCGATGACATTCCGATGCTGGTGCGTCATTACGTGCTTAAGTTCAGCAAGGAGATGGACCGCGAGCCCGCGGGCCCGCCGGAGGTGGCGGAGGATGTGATGATGACGCTGATGCAGGCGCCGTGGCCGGGCAATGTGCGTCAGCTCATGAACGCGGTGCAGAACATGCTGGTGATTGCCGAGGGTGATCGGATCGAGCCGAGGCATTTGCCGCCCGACCTTCGCGGCAGCGAATCGCCGCAGGTGGCAGGGTTGCTGCCTGACCCGAGTACGATGAACCTGGAGCAGATTGAGAAGCGGGCCATCCGCAACGCCCTGCGCATCAACCACGGCAACCGCGAAGCCGCGGCGAAGATGCTCGGCATCGGCGAGCGGACGCTGTATCGGAAGTTGAAAGAGTACGGGCTGAAGTAA
- the ispF gene encoding 2-C-methyl-D-erythritol 2,4-cyclodiphosphate synthase, producing MKYRIGHGFDLHRLEPDLPLIVGGEQLAHDRGCAAHSDGDVVYHAVTDAVLGALGQEDIGQLFPDTDAEWKGADSRIFVEEAAKRMRDAGYAIGNLDVTVILQRPKLGPHKMAIRENLAELLGCAVEQVNLKGKTHEKVDALGENRAIACHVVVLLKREADGAGDSA from the coding sequence ATGAAATACCGCATCGGCCACGGCTTTGACCTGCATCGCCTCGAGCCCGACTTGCCGCTGATCGTCGGCGGCGAACAGCTGGCGCATGATCGCGGCTGCGCGGCGCATTCCGATGGCGATGTCGTGTATCACGCGGTGACGGACGCGGTGCTCGGGGCGCTGGGGCAGGAAGATATCGGCCAGTTGTTTCCGGATACCGACGCCGAGTGGAAGGGGGCGGATTCGCGCATCTTTGTTGAGGAAGCTGCGAAGCGGATGCGCGATGCGGGGTATGCGATCGGCAATCTGGATGTGACGGTGATTCTCCAACGACCGAAGCTTGGGCCCCACAAAATGGCGATTCGTGAAAACCTCGCTGAGTTGCTCGGCTGTGCCGTGGAGCAGGTCAACCTCAAGGGCAAGACGCATGAGAAGGTCGACGCGCTGGGCGAAAACCGGGCGATCGCGTGTCACGTGGTTGTGCTGTTGAAACGGGAGGCGGACGGGGCGGGGGACTCAGCGTGA
- a CDS encoding NAD(P)H-hydrate epimerase: MDQHTNIGPLTRDQVRELDRLAIESLGIPGIVLMENAAAGAAAELRARLGRRAKAAILCGGGNNAGDGYAMARHLHNHGHGVTLYALKDPAKLTGDAATNHAICQRMGLPIEQLADAGAIEAAADRWAEADAVVDALLGTGFAGEVREPQATAIRLLNAMSGPTVLAVDVPSGLDCQTGEAAEACVRADVTATFVARKTGFDVAEARRWLGEVVVVGIGAPPELVERVRRS, encoded by the coding sequence ATGGACCAGCATACCAACATCGGCCCGCTGACGCGCGACCAGGTTCGGGAATTGGACCGCCTGGCGATCGAGTCGCTGGGCATTCCCGGCATTGTGCTGATGGAGAACGCGGCGGCGGGCGCTGCGGCCGAGCTGCGAGCCCGGCTCGGCCGACGTGCGAAGGCCGCGATTCTCTGCGGCGGGGGTAACAATGCAGGCGACGGCTATGCCATGGCCCGCCACCTGCACAACCACGGCCACGGCGTGACCCTCTACGCCCTGAAAGACCCGGCGAAGCTCACCGGCGACGCGGCAACGAACCACGCGATCTGTCAGCGCATGGGTCTGCCGATCGAGCAGCTGGCGGATGCCGGGGCCATCGAAGCCGCGGCGGATCGTTGGGCCGAGGCCGACGCGGTGGTGGACGCGCTGCTGGGCACGGGCTTCGCGGGCGAGGTGCGGGAGCCGCAGGCGACGGCGATTCGACTGCTGAACGCGATGAGCGGGCCGACGGTGCTGGCGGTGGACGTGCCGTCGGGCCTGGACTGTCAGACCGGTGAGGCGGCGGAGGCGTGCGTGCGGGCGGATGTGACAGCGACGTTCGTGGCCAGGAAGACGGGGTTTGACGTCGCGGAGGCTCGGCGGTGGCTTGGGGAGGTGGTGGTGGTGGGCATCGGGGCGCCGCCTGAGCTGGTCGAACGGGTGCGTCGGAGCTAG
- a CDS encoding NADH-quinone oxidoreductase subunit H, which translates to MSAQFFVSIVTITIVVHVILIACAYLIFAERKVAAWTQDRIGPNRTNLSFGLHDIWDRVGLGGIMRRMHWGLGQALADGLKLLVKEDYNPPHVDKVLFFLAPALAVVPALIAWAVIPWGGVYYFPGLTLPILGEIEAGLVSVTVAPINIGVVFILAISSLAVYGVVLAGYASNNKYSFLGSLRATAQMLSYEIPMGAIVLIMILTYATTDAGLMTNLQGTGTWGIFLHPLLAILFFVCILAETNRAPFDLAEAEQELVGGFHTEYSSMKWALFFLAEYMHMVTGCAFFVLLFLGGWDLLPFMAVLPVVTESIFVVLLKAGVFAGKIFLLLMVMMWIRWTLPRLRFDQLMTLAWRALIPMVIIMLLLTGALVFANNTMADGLPLFGLWLFVANVVVGLATMFLGPKLPQGPSMNRRVRLEGSRFYPPLPESDETSAERETMASV; encoded by the coding sequence ATGAGCGCCCAGTTTTTCGTCAGCATTGTGACCATCACCATCGTCGTGCACGTGATCCTGATCGCGTGTGCGTATCTGATCTTCGCCGAGCGCAAGGTCGCCGCGTGGACGCAGGACCGCATCGGCCCGAACCGGACGAACCTCTCGTTCGGCCTGCACGATATCTGGGACCGCGTCGGGCTCGGCGGGATCATGCGCCGCATGCACTGGGGGCTGGGGCAGGCGCTGGCGGACGGCTTGAAGCTGCTGGTGAAGGAAGACTACAACCCGCCACACGTGGACAAGGTGCTGTTTTTCCTGGCTCCCGCGCTGGCGGTCGTGCCTGCGTTGATCGCCTGGGCGGTCATCCCCTGGGGCGGGGTGTACTACTTCCCGGGCCTGACGTTGCCGATCCTCGGCGAGATCGAGGCCGGGCTGGTCAGCGTCACCGTCGCACCGATCAACATCGGCGTCGTGTTCATCCTCGCGATCTCCTCACTGGCGGTGTACGGCGTCGTGCTCGCCGGCTACGCCTCGAACAACAAGTATTCCTTCCTCGGCAGCCTGCGGGCGACCGCCCAGATGCTCAGCTACGAAATCCCCATGGGTGCGATCGTGCTGATCATGATCCTGACCTACGCGACCACCGACGCGGGGCTGATGACCAACCTTCAGGGCACGGGCACGTGGGGCATCTTCCTGCACCCGCTGCTGGCGATCCTGTTTTTCGTGTGCATCCTGGCTGAGACCAACCGCGCTCCGTTCGACCTTGCGGAGGCGGAGCAGGAACTGGTCGGCGGCTTCCACACCGAGTACAGCTCGATGAAGTGGGCGCTGTTCTTCCTGGCCGAGTACATGCACATGGTGACCGGCTGTGCGTTTTTCGTGCTGCTGTTCCTCGGCGGATGGGACCTGCTGCCGTTCATGGCGGTGCTGCCGGTGGTGACGGAGAGTATCTTCGTCGTGCTGCTGAAGGCGGGCGTTTTCGCGGGCAAGATCTTCCTGCTGCTGATGGTGATGATGTGGATTCGCTGGACGCTGCCGCGGCTGCGGTTTGACCAGTTGATGACGCTGGCGTGGCGGGCGCTGATTCCGATGGTGATCATCATGCTGCTGCTCACGGGCGCGCTGGTGTTTGCCAACAACACGATGGCGGACGGCCTGCCGCTGTTCGGGCTGTGGCTGTTCGTGGCGAACGTGGTGGTGGGGCTGGCGACGATGTTCCTCGGGCCGAAGCTGCCGCAGGGTCCGTCGATGAACCGCCGGGTTCGGCTGGAAGGTTCGCGGTTCTATCCGCCGCTGCCGGAGTCGGATGAGACGTCGGCCGAGCGCGAGACGATGGCGAGTGTGTGA